A window of the Nibribacter ruber genome harbors these coding sequences:
- a CDS encoding YggS family pyridoxal phosphate-dependent enzyme, translating into MSIQESIHEFNDRLKGSNCQLIAVSKTHPVELIREAYAAGQRAFGENKAQEMTAKSPELPEDVEWHMIGHLQTNKVKYIASFVHMIQSVDSFKLLQEINKQAAKHNRVINCLLQFYIAEEETKFGLSLEEAQQLLRSQEFKTLENVRICGVMGVATNTDSEEELQHEFRTLRHIFDTLKQEFFAQQDDFKEISMGMSSDYQLAIAEGSTMIRVGSAIFGNRNYTTTPSNS; encoded by the coding sequence ATGTCCATCCAAGAAAGCATACATGAGTTCAATGACCGGTTGAAGGGTTCAAACTGCCAGCTGATTGCGGTGTCTAAGACGCACCCGGTAGAGTTGATCAGAGAGGCCTATGCTGCGGGGCAGCGCGCCTTCGGGGAGAACAAGGCGCAGGAAATGACGGCTAAATCTCCTGAACTTCCTGAAGACGTTGAGTGGCACATGATTGGGCATCTGCAGACCAACAAGGTGAAATACATTGCGTCCTTCGTGCACATGATTCAGTCTGTAGACAGTTTTAAGTTGCTGCAGGAAATTAACAAACAGGCGGCCAAACACAACAGAGTCATCAACTGCCTGCTGCAGTTCTACATAGCCGAAGAAGAAACAAAATTTGGGTTGTCTCTGGAGGAGGCGCAGCAATTGTTGCGGTCTCAGGAATTCAAAACCCTGGAAAACGTGCGCATTTGCGGCGTGATGGGCGTGGCCACCAACACAGACAGCGAAGAAGAACTACAGCACGAGTTCAGGACGCTTAGACACATCTTTGATACCTTGAAACAGGAGTTCTTTGCCCAGCAGGATGACTTTAAGGAGATTTCCATGGGCATGAGTTCAGACTATCAACTGGCCATTGCCGAGGGAAGCACCATGATACGCGTGGGCAGCGCCATCTTCGGGAACAGAAACTATACCACTACACCTTCCAATTCTTAA
- a CDS encoding FAD-dependent oxidoreductase — MKNNTGTTLSVWQPGVVMPATSSLTENLTTDVCVVGAGIAGLTTAYMLTKAGKRVVVLDAGDICGGETSRTTAHLSWALDDRFSKIKSVLGTTNAKLAYESHRDAINMIEKIIKDEKIDCDFTRLPGYLFLGANDTEDQLDQELEACQQLGIKDVVKLKRCPVETVSEGPCLQFPDQGQFHPIKYLWKLAQYIIDHDGLIFTHSHVQKFESGNVTRVTTDAGYSVSANHLVVCTNTPVNDFVTMHTKQAPYRTYVVGMRIPKNSVPTALYWDDSDPYHYVRLGSVAGEEKEDSQILIVGGEDHKTGQSDTDENERYACLEEWARKKFPMVQDTVFKWSGQVMEPVDFMAYIGRNPGDTKNVYIATGDSGHGMTHGTIAGILISDLIQGKANPWEKLYDPGRVTISVETAKEFLKENLNVAAQYVDWVKPGAKDEEEIAPGTGKVVQRGASKVAVYCDENGKRTECSAVCTHLGCIVDWNHSEMSWDCPCHGSRFDPHGKVIAGPAIRDLDNVKE; from the coding sequence ATGAAAAACAACACGGGTACCACTTTGTCTGTCTGGCAGCCAGGCGTTGTCATGCCGGCCACCTCTTCGCTTACTGAAAACCTCACCACTGATGTCTGCGTGGTAGGTGCTGGTATTGCCGGGCTCACCACCGCCTACATGCTTACCAAAGCGGGCAAAAGAGTAGTAGTTCTGGATGCCGGCGATATTTGCGGCGGCGAGACCAGCCGAACCACTGCGCACCTTTCTTGGGCTCTGGATGACCGGTTTAGTAAAATAAAAAGCGTCTTGGGCACTACCAACGCCAAGCTGGCCTATGAGAGCCACCGCGACGCCATCAACATGATTGAGAAAATCATCAAAGATGAGAAGATTGACTGTGACTTTACCCGGCTGCCCGGCTACCTTTTTCTGGGCGCTAATGACACTGAAGACCAGCTAGACCAGGAATTGGAAGCCTGCCAACAGCTAGGTATTAAAGACGTGGTCAAACTCAAGCGTTGCCCTGTAGAAACCGTGAGCGAGGGACCCTGCCTCCAGTTTCCGGACCAAGGGCAGTTCCATCCCATCAAATACCTCTGGAAACTGGCCCAGTACATCATAGACCATGACGGCCTCATCTTCACCCACAGCCACGTCCAGAAGTTTGAGAGCGGCAACGTGACCAGAGTGACTACAGATGCAGGCTACTCGGTGTCGGCGAATCATCTGGTGGTCTGCACCAACACTCCGGTGAATGACTTTGTGACCATGCACACCAAACAGGCCCCGTACCGCACTTACGTAGTGGGCATGCGCATACCCAAAAACAGCGTGCCCACGGCCTTGTATTGGGACGATTCTGACCCGTATCATTATGTGCGCCTGGGCTCTGTGGCCGGTGAGGAGAAAGAGGATTCCCAGATTTTGATAGTGGGCGGCGAAGACCATAAAACTGGACAGTCAGACACCGATGAAAACGAACGTTACGCCTGCCTGGAAGAATGGGCCCGAAAGAAATTCCCGATGGTGCAGGACACGGTCTTTAAATGGTCTGGCCAGGTGATGGAACCGGTGGATTTCATGGCTTATATTGGTCGCAACCCCGGTGATACCAAGAATGTGTACATCGCCACCGGCGACTCTGGTCATGGCATGACCCACGGCACCATTGCCGGCATACTCATTTCAGACTTGATTCAGGGCAAAGCCAATCCTTGGGAGAAACTGTATGACCCCGGCAGAGTGACCATTTCTGTAGAGACGGCCAAGGAGTTCCTGAAGGAAAACCTGAACGTGGCGGCACAATACGTAGACTGGGTGAAACCGGGAGCCAAAGACGAAGAAGAAATAGCCCCCGGCACCGGCAAAGTGGTACAGCGCGGCGCCAGCAAAGTAGCGGTGTATTGTGATGAAAACGGTAAACGCACCGAATGCTCGGCGGTCTGCACCCACCTGGGTTGTATTGTAGACTGGAACCACTCAGAAATGTCCTGGGACTGTCCGTGCCACGGTTCCAGGTTTGACCCACATGGAAAGGTGATTGCCGGGCCGGCCATCCGGGACTTGGACAACGTGAAGGAATAA
- a CDS encoding MATE family efflux transporter encodes MIFSAQYRHHYKATFLLAFPVVLSQLGHILVSVADSIMAGRIGTLQLAAASLGNSIFTIVLVFGLGISYSMTPLVARADGRKNHTRIALILLNGLVLNTLIGVFLFLVFYGLSPLIHYLKQPLDVVKLTIPYVNILFLSMVPLMVFQAFKQFAEGLSLTRQSMYISIFANVLNVGLNYVLIYGKLGMPALGLNGAAWATLISRVVMALMMGGYVLTFQRFAKYRSYLSKQHLSWAHMLTMLKIGFPISLQMIFEMGAFSFSAVMIGWVGATQLAAHQIALNVASVTYMMASGISAAATIRVGKLRGSGDVHGVHTAGYSSMIMGALFMAGTGVLIILAKELIPAFYVKDIVVQALASKLLIIAALFQISDGVQVVALGALRGLEDVRVPSMISLFSYWLIALPIGYTLGFVFDMGAMGIWTGLLTGLSIAALLLFFRFRKFSPA; translated from the coding sequence GTGATATTTTCTGCACAGTACCGGCACCATTACAAAGCCACTTTTCTTTTAGCGTTCCCGGTGGTATTGAGCCAGCTGGGTCATATTCTGGTATCAGTGGCAGACAGTATCATGGCGGGCCGCATTGGCACCTTGCAACTAGCCGCCGCCTCCTTGGGCAACAGTATCTTCACCATCGTGCTGGTGTTTGGGCTGGGAATCTCTTATAGCATGACGCCGCTGGTGGCCCGCGCCGACGGTCGTAAAAACCACACCCGCATTGCGTTGATTTTGTTGAACGGGCTGGTACTCAACACCCTCATAGGTGTGTTTCTATTCCTTGTCTTCTACGGCCTCTCACCGCTCATTCATTACTTGAAGCAACCGCTGGATGTGGTGAAACTGACCATTCCATACGTGAACATCCTGTTCCTAAGCATGGTCCCGCTCATGGTGTTTCAGGCGTTCAAGCAGTTTGCCGAAGGCTTGTCCCTGACCCGGCAGTCCATGTACATTTCCATCTTCGCCAACGTCCTCAACGTGGGCCTCAACTACGTATTGATTTACGGCAAGCTGGGCATGCCGGCCTTGGGTTTGAACGGCGCCGCCTGGGCTACCCTAATTTCCAGAGTGGTGATGGCGCTTATGATGGGAGGCTATGTACTTACCTTCCAACGATTTGCCAAATACAGAAGCTATCTTTCCAAACAACACCTTTCCTGGGCGCACATGCTCACCATGCTCAAGATCGGCTTCCCTATTTCTTTGCAAATGATTTTTGAAATGGGAGCCTTCAGCTTCTCTGCCGTTATGATTGGCTGGGTGGGTGCCACGCAATTGGCTGCTCACCAAATTGCATTAAACGTGGCTTCTGTCACCTATATGATGGCCAGCGGAATCTCAGCGGCGGCTACCATTAGAGTTGGCAAACTTCGGGGCTCAGGAGATGTGCACGGGGTGCACACCGCCGGGTACAGCAGCATGATCATGGGCGCGCTTTTCATGGCGGGCACGGGCGTGCTCATCATTCTGGCCAAAGAGTTGATTCCTGCCTTTTATGTGAAAGACATAGTAGTACAGGCGCTGGCTTCTAAACTCCTTATCATTGCGGCCCTCTTCCAGATTTCTGACGGTGTGCAGGTGGTGGCTTTGGGAGCTTTGCGGGGCTTGGAAGATGTACGGGTGCCCAGCATGATTTCCTTGTTTTCTTACTGGCTTATTGCCCTGCCTATTGGCTACACTCTGGGGTTTGTGTTTGACATGGGTGCCATGGGCATCTGGACGGGTTTGTTGACAGGTTTGTCCATAGCGGCGTTACTTTTATTTTTCCGTTTCCGTAAATTCAGTCCGGCGTAA
- a CDS encoding tRNA-binding protein, which produces MQEHITWDQFMAVELRVGTIVQAEPFPEARKPAYKLWVDLGELGVKKSSAQITHHYTLEELVGRQVLCVTNFPTKQIGPWRSEVLVTGFEDAEKKIVLAQPQQVVPNGSRLI; this is translated from the coding sequence ATGCAGGAGCACATTACCTGGGACCAGTTCATGGCCGTGGAGCTAAGAGTGGGAACCATTGTACAGGCAGAACCTTTCCCCGAGGCCCGCAAACCCGCTTACAAACTTTGGGTGGACCTGGGCGAACTGGGCGTGAAAAAATCCAGCGCACAGATTACGCATCATTACACGTTAGAAGAATTGGTAGGCAGACAGGTGTTGTGCGTGACCAACTTCCCAACCAAGCAGATAGGCCCTTGGCGCTCAGAAGTCTTGGTGACCGGATTTGAAGATGCCGAAAAGAAGATTGTTCTGGCCCAGCCGCAGCAAGTGGTCCCTAACGGCAGCCGCCTGATCTAA
- a CDS encoding DUF423 domain-containing protein, with amino-acid sequence MSPKTILLLGALISGLGVMIGAFGAHGLKDILAATQRTDTFETAVKYQMYHALGLLLVGILMVQFPALTGMKFTGICFLIGILIFSGSLYILSVTGITWLGAITPIGGLFMIAGWLNLVWILAKNL; translated from the coding sequence ATGTCACCAAAAACCATCCTCCTGCTGGGCGCCTTGATCAGCGGCCTGGGCGTCATGATCGGGGCATTTGGCGCGCACGGCCTAAAAGACATCCTAGCCGCCACCCAACGCACCGACACCTTTGAAACTGCCGTAAAATACCAGATGTACCATGCCCTGGGCTTGTTGCTGGTAGGTATTCTCATGGTGCAGTTTCCGGCTCTCACTGGCATGAAATTCACGGGCATCTGCTTCCTGATCGGCATCCTTATTTTCTCTGGCAGCTTGTACATTCTCAGCGTGACCGGCATTACCTGGCTAGGCGCCATTACGCCAATTGGTGGTTTGTTTATGATTGCCGGTTGGTTGAACTTGGTTTGGATTCTGGCGAAGAATCTTTAA
- the egtD gene encoding L-histidine N(alpha)-methyltransferase, whose amino-acid sequence MTQRTITSDTQLVNLLSEEVSADSGLGQDVFQGLGKTPKKLSSRFFYDAKGSQLFQQIMKLPEYYLTKLEFSILKEQRKEILYAFGTQEPFQLVDLGAGDAYKTKLLLQELVAQKTDFTFVPVDISPEQLKELLEDLSLRFPSLPVTALAAEYFTGLQWLQKHSARKLILFLGSNLGNFNPDDAQEFLCQLRKLLQPQDRFLLGIDLRKDPEKIRQAYDDAAGVTAAFNLNLLHRINKELQANFEVDQFQHFAEYDPVGGTMRSYLVSKQAQEVYVGALDQTFSFEPWETIHTENSYKYSLRQIKEMALTCGLAIDDIFTDHSHCFANVLLRPV is encoded by the coding sequence ATGACACAACGCACCATCACTTCAGATACTCAACTTGTCAACCTGCTCTCAGAAGAAGTTTCCGCAGACTCTGGCCTGGGCCAGGACGTATTCCAGGGACTAGGCAAAACGCCTAAAAAACTGTCATCCAGGTTCTTCTATGACGCCAAAGGGAGCCAGCTGTTCCAACAGATCATGAAGCTGCCCGAGTATTACCTCACCAAACTGGAGTTCAGCATCTTAAAGGAGCAGCGCAAGGAGATTTTGTATGCCTTTGGTACGCAGGAGCCGTTCCAACTGGTGGACCTGGGCGCCGGAGATGCCTATAAAACCAAATTATTGCTGCAGGAACTGGTGGCCCAGAAAACAGATTTCACGTTTGTGCCCGTAGACATTTCGCCGGAGCAGTTAAAAGAGTTATTGGAAGACCTCTCCCTGCGCTTTCCGAGCCTGCCCGTCACCGCCTTGGCCGCCGAATATTTCACGGGTCTGCAGTGGCTGCAAAAGCATTCCGCGCGCAAACTAATCTTGTTTTTGGGGTCCAACTTAGGAAATTTCAATCCAGACGATGCCCAGGAATTCCTTTGCCAACTCAGAAAGCTCTTGCAACCCCAGGACCGCTTCCTGCTGGGCATTGATTTGAGAAAAGATCCAGAGAAAATAAGACAAGCCTATGACGATGCCGCCGGCGTGACGGCTGCCTTCAACCTTAACCTGTTGCACCGCATCAACAAAGAACTGCAGGCAAATTTTGAGGTGGACCAGTTTCAGCACTTCGCGGAATATGACCCCGTGGGCGGCACCATGCGCAGCTATCTGGTCAGCAAGCAGGCGCAGGAAGTGTATGTGGGCGCCCTGGACCAGACGTTTTCGTTTGAGCCCTGGGAAACCATCCACACTGAAAACTCTTACAAATATTCTTTGCGGCAGATCAAGGAAATGGCGCTCACGTGCGGCCTGGCCATTGATGACATTTTCACCGACCACAGCCACTGCTTCGCCAATGTCTTGCTAAGACCGGTTTAA
- a CDS encoding VWA domain-containing protein, with translation MWQTPSDYTWLNVSWFSWRTWQSFDWENPAFLYALLAVPLLFLLRWLLHLRFRKKLDVALFEGKAKWHWTSTLRYVPDLVFGLFLMLVLVALARPQKTDETIEQYAEGIDIVLVMDVSGSMELTDFKPNRLEAAKKVALQFVNGRVQDRIGVVVFAGQAFSLVPLTTDYTLVKESIEGIELNMIPEDGTAIGSALAVALNRLRESTAKSKVCILISDGENTAGSLDPELAAQLAHAFQVKLYTVGIGREGTIQLPPDSTGKVVTVQTGLEEKTLRQLASLSEGQFYRAQDANTLTSIFKKINTLEKTEVKETRYRDTKDYYQVYLRWAFLLLLLWLLLKNTFFTNALED, from the coding sequence ATGTGGCAAACACCCTCTGATTATACCTGGCTCAACGTGAGCTGGTTTAGCTGGCGCACTTGGCAGTCGTTTGACTGGGAGAACCCGGCTTTTCTGTACGCGCTGTTGGCGGTGCCCTTGCTGTTTCTGCTGCGTTGGCTTTTGCACCTGCGCTTCAGGAAGAAGCTGGACGTGGCCCTGTTTGAAGGCAAAGCCAAATGGCACTGGACCAGCACCTTGCGCTACGTACCTGATTTAGTCTTTGGTTTGTTTCTGATGCTGGTATTGGTTGCGCTGGCCCGCCCGCAGAAGACAGATGAAACCATTGAGCAGTATGCCGAGGGCATTGACATTGTCCTGGTCATGGACGTGTCTGGGTCCATGGAACTCACTGATTTTAAGCCCAACCGCCTGGAAGCGGCCAAAAAGGTAGCCTTGCAATTTGTGAACGGCCGCGTGCAGGACAGGATTGGCGTAGTGGTGTTTGCAGGACAAGCCTTCTCCTTGGTGCCCCTCACCACAGACTATACCCTGGTGAAAGAGAGCATTGAAGGCATTGAGCTGAACATGATACCGGAGGATGGTACCGCCATTGGCAGTGCTTTGGCCGTGGCTTTGAACCGGTTGCGGGAGTCTACGGCTAAATCTAAAGTATGCATTTTGATTAGTGACGGGGAGAATACCGCCGGCAGCCTGGACCCAGAATTGGCAGCCCAACTGGCACACGCCTTCCAGGTGAAGTTGTACACGGTGGGCATTGGCCGCGAGGGCACCATCCAGTTGCCACCAGATTCCACCGGCAAGGTAGTGACCGTGCAGACAGGCCTGGAGGAAAAGACGCTTCGGCAGTTGGCATCTCTGTCTGAGGGCCAGTTTTACCGCGCCCAAGACGCCAACACCCTCACCAGCATCTTCAAAAAAATCAACACATTAGAGAAGACCGAAGTAAAGGAAACCCGCTACCGCGACACCAAAGACTATTACCAGGTATATTTGCGCTGGGCCTTCCTGCTGCTCTTGCTCTGGCTCCTGCTTAAGAACACCTTTTTCACCAACGCGTTAGAAGACTAA
- a CDS encoding DUF58 domain-containing protein — protein sequence MKDLVRKLRKYEIQIRKAIDAQMQGDFKSVFKSSGLEFDDVRAYQYGDDVRSIDWNVSAKGHGTFVKTYREEKEQNVFILLDVSGSQALGVPGLQKMDIGKEISGILALAAIKQGSQLGMICFSDTKEKYLKPGKGNEHAYSIIKTLAELQPASKKTNIGEGIRLALNVVKRKSIMILISDFIDLSYERELIMLAKKHDLIVLQLMDKRETAFPSLGIVPLLDKETGKTIWINTSSKAFKERYLLPYAENQEKLTKICRKYQADFLPIFVDQDYAPQLVNLFRARNKFMKRSS from the coding sequence ATGAAAGACTTGGTCAGGAAGCTACGAAAGTACGAGATTCAGATAAGAAAGGCAATTGACGCCCAAATGCAGGGCGACTTCAAATCTGTCTTCAAAAGCTCTGGGCTGGAGTTTGACGACGTGCGCGCCTACCAGTACGGCGACGACGTGCGCTCCATAGACTGGAACGTAAGCGCCAAGGGCCATGGTACATTTGTGAAGACCTACCGCGAAGAAAAAGAGCAGAACGTGTTCATTCTCCTGGACGTGTCTGGCTCGCAGGCGCTGGGCGTGCCCGGTCTGCAGAAGATGGACATTGGCAAGGAGATCAGCGGCATTCTGGCCCTGGCCGCCATTAAGCAGGGAAGTCAGTTGGGCATGATCTGTTTCAGTGACACCAAAGAGAAATACCTGAAGCCCGGCAAGGGCAATGAGCACGCTTACTCCATCATCAAAACACTGGCAGAACTGCAACCGGCCTCCAAGAAAACCAACATTGGTGAAGGCATTCGGCTGGCCTTGAACGTGGTCAAACGCAAGAGCATCATGATCCTCATCTCAGACTTCATTGACCTGAGCTATGAGCGCGAGCTGATCATGCTGGCCAAAAAACATGACTTGATTGTGCTGCAGCTCATGGACAAACGTGAGACGGCTTTCCCCAGCCTGGGCATTGTCCCGCTCCTTGACAAAGAAACCGGCAAAACCATCTGGATCAATACATCCTCCAAAGCCTTCAAAGAACGGTACCTCCTGCCCTACGCCGAGAACCAAGAGAAACTGACTAAAATCTGCCGCAAGTACCAAGCCGACTTCCTCCCTATTTTCGTGGACCAGGACTATGCCCCGCAACTGGTCAACCTCTTCAGGGCCCGCAATAAATTCATGAAGCGCAGTTCTTAA
- a CDS encoding pyridoxal phosphate-dependent aminotransferase encodes MDQIPMHLGVSHFSTPAVAVEGLQEALLQNDTFYGPTEGTMSLRQAVAKRYLEEDGIPLPESQVLITAGAKHAIHLYLQSLLQPQDQVVMLAPYWFAFPDLISLSGGELVSIPANPQEGYALPLEALKAAITPQTKLLILSNPGNPTGKVYTQEELQKVAHLLEEHPNLHVLSDEIYDGLQYETPPFSMLRFEHLRDRISVVNGFSKSFAMSGWRVGYLIAPFEILERATALQLKTISGVSPLTQAAAVQAMEHRQQIWQSFKEDLAPKRQRVQEALAQIPALSYTTPDAGYYFTLDVSACLQEMNSNSLYKTVEEWASGLKNQVGLEVLPATNMGMPGAVRMSFALPDHILESALLRLKAFVI; translated from the coding sequence ATGGACCAGATTCCAATGCATTTGGGCGTTTCGCACTTTTCTACGCCGGCGGTGGCCGTGGAAGGCCTTCAGGAAGCGCTGCTCCAGAACGATACTTTTTATGGTCCCACAGAGGGCACCATGAGCCTTCGCCAGGCCGTTGCCAAACGGTACTTGGAGGAAGACGGAATTCCACTTCCTGAGTCTCAAGTACTCATCACTGCGGGTGCCAAACATGCCATCCATTTGTACCTGCAAAGCCTGTTGCAACCACAGGACCAGGTAGTGATGCTGGCTCCTTATTGGTTTGCGTTTCCAGACTTGATTTCGCTGAGCGGTGGAGAGTTGGTTTCTATTCCCGCCAACCCACAAGAAGGCTACGCCCTACCGTTAGAGGCCTTGAAAGCAGCAATTACGCCGCAAACTAAGTTGCTTATTCTGAGTAACCCTGGTAACCCCACCGGCAAAGTCTACACGCAGGAAGAACTACAGAAAGTGGCCCATCTCCTGGAAGAGCATCCAAACTTGCATGTCTTGTCTGATGAGATTTATGATGGTTTGCAGTATGAGACGCCGCCTTTTAGCATGCTACGGTTTGAGCATTTGAGAGACCGCATCTCGGTGGTGAACGGCTTCTCCAAATCCTTTGCCATGTCTGGCTGGCGGGTAGGGTACCTCATTGCACCTTTTGAGATTTTGGAACGTGCCACGGCCCTCCAGCTGAAAACCATTTCGGGGGTTTCTCCCCTCACCCAGGCAGCCGCGGTCCAGGCCATGGAACACCGCCAGCAGATCTGGCAATCTTTCAAAGAAGATCTGGCTCCCAAGCGCCAAAGGGTACAAGAAGCACTGGCCCAAATTCCAGCTCTTTCCTACACAACACCCGACGCCGGCTATTACTTTACCTTAGACGTTTCTGCCTGTCTCCAAGAAATGAATTCAAATTCACTTTACAAGACGGTAGAGGAATGGGCATCGGGGCTCAAGAACCAAGTGGGTCTAGAAGTTCTGCCTGCTACCAACATGGGCATGCCCGGCGCGGTCCGGATGTCCTTCGCCTTACCAGACCACATCCTGGAAAGCGCCCTTCTCCGCCTGAAGGCTTTTGTAATTTGA
- a CDS encoding DUF922 domain-containing protein, with the protein MSISILSLWWSMLFLVPTLPTEPVINTAVASDILWAPQKRLSWDDFAGEPASNNNHHALTSTNMEMKVKCENNQLKFKVDAVFNPKESWTRNRESHALLAHEQLHFDITELHARQLRKKLATLPNPCTRGAADLNKYANLAFEAWHKEEDLYDRESKHGLEKTIQQEWQASVQARLKALDAYK; encoded by the coding sequence ATGTCAATATCCATACTATCCCTGTGGTGGAGCATGCTATTTTTGGTGCCTACCCTTCCTACTGAACCTGTAATCAATACCGCCGTTGCATCAGACATTCTGTGGGCTCCTCAAAAACGCCTTTCCTGGGATGATTTTGCCGGGGAACCCGCCTCCAACAACAACCACCATGCCCTTACTTCTACCAACATGGAGATGAAGGTGAAGTGCGAGAACAACCAACTCAAGTTCAAGGTAGACGCCGTTTTCAACCCTAAGGAGTCCTGGACCCGCAACCGCGAGTCGCATGCCTTGTTGGCCCATGAGCAGCTGCACTTTGACATCACAGAACTGCACGCCCGGCAATTGCGCAAGAAACTGGCTACCCTGCCCAACCCCTGCACCAGAGGCGCCGCCGACCTGAACAAGTACGCCAACCTGGCCTTTGAAGCGTGGCACAAAGAAGAAGACCTGTATGACCGTGAGAGCAAGCATGGCCTGGAAAAAACCATACAGCAAGAATGGCAAGCCTCTGTACAAGCCCGACTGAAAGCGCTGGATGCCTATAAATAA
- a CDS encoding DUF4296 domain-containing protein, translating into MKNSLPFFLLSLVLLGCAPEVKTPADLVSEDKMTSVLLDVHLAEARIGRTILQYDTSRMVFKHVQKEILKKHQLTDSSFRHSYDYYLDNPALLDRIYEKVLDSLSLMEAKLTPKAGEVIKDPQAGQPPVNTPPVEVPLDSTRLKIDSSY; encoded by the coding sequence GTGAAAAATAGTCTGCCCTTCTTTTTGCTGTCTCTGGTTCTGCTGGGCTGTGCGCCTGAGGTCAAGACGCCGGCAGACCTGGTGTCTGAAGACAAGATGACCAGCGTGCTGTTAGACGTGCACCTGGCCGAGGCCCGCATTGGCAGAACCATCCTGCAGTATGACACCTCCCGCATGGTGTTCAAGCACGTGCAAAAGGAAATCCTCAAAAAGCACCAGCTTACGGACAGCTCCTTCCGGCACAGCTATGATTATTACCTGGACAACCCCGCGCTGCTGGATAGAATCTATGAAAAGGTACTGGACAGCCTCAGCCTGATGGAGGCCAAACTCACGCCCAAAGCCGGCGAAGTCATCAAAGACCCACAAGCCGGCCAACCACCGGTAAACACCCCGCCGGTAGAAGTGCCTCTAGACAGCACCCGCCTCAAAATTGATTCTTCCTACTAG